TGGCGCGATGGCCCTGTTCGGCGAGAAATACGGCGACGAAGTGCGCGTGCTCGACATCGGCAGCTCGAAAGAGCTGTGCGGCGGCGTCCACGTGCAGCGCACGGGCGACATCGGCCTGTTCAAGATTATCGGCGAAAGCGGTGTTGCCGCCGGTATCCGCCGCGTGGAAGCGGTGACGGGCGAGGGCGCGCTGGCGCTGGTGCAAACCATCAACCGCCGCCTGGTCGAAGCGGCGCAAGCGCTGAAGGCGCAACCGGAAGAACTGACTGCCCGTATCGGACAGGTGCAGGACCATGTGAAGGCGCTGGAAAAGGAACTGGCCGCGCTGAAATCGAAACTGGCTTCGGGCCAGGGCGATGAGCTGGTCACGCAAGCCGTCGATGTGAACGGCATCAAGGTGCTCGCTGCCGTGCTCGATGGCGCCGACGTGGCCCGTTTGCGTGAAACCATGGACAAGCTGAAGGACAAGCTGAAAACGGCCGCCATCGTGCTGGCCAGCGTGGCTGACGGCAAGGTCAGCCTGATCGCCGGCGTCACGGCGGACGCGACTTCCAAGGTCAAAGCGGGCGAGCTGGTGAACTTCGTTGCACAGCAAGTGGGCGGAAAAGGCGGCGGACGCCCCGATATGGCGCAGGCTGGCGGTACCGATCCGAGCGGTCTGGCGAACGCCCTGGCTGGCGTGCCGGCCTGGGTCGGCGAACGCGCAACACAGGCGTAAGCTAGCAGGCATGCGGGGTTTTCACCCCACAGCCCCTTGAAAACGGCCCGCAGACGGTGTTTGCGGGCCGTTTTGCCGTGTGGAATCTCGTTGTGACACCACAACAGCCGATGAACTATTTTGGTGCAGCGCGTCAATGCCCCTGATTTAGAGTAGTATGTCGAAAATCAGTACAACAAAACAATGGTGGGATATTGATGATGAGCGACACACTACTTGATACCGAGATTATGGAATTTCACAAAGAACTCGACGCGCGGGGCTTGAATTGCCCCTTGCCGATTCTGAAGGCGAAAAAGGCTTTGTCAGAGCTGCAGAGCGGGGAAGTGCTGCGCATCATGGCAACCGATCCCGGTTCCGTGCGCGACTTCCAGGCTTTCGCCAAGCAAACGGGCAATGCCCTGCTGTCGCATGTGCAGACGGGCACCGAATTCGTCTTCCTGATGCAACGCAAATAATTCTGCCAGCCGGGGCCGCCGTGGCGCGGCCTGGTTTTCCTTCCCGAACCAGCCCTTTTGCTGCCCTGCAGCGTAGCGGCAGACTCCCCTGAAATCCCCGAAGCTGGACAGTTTAGATGGATTGCTCTAACAAAAAATCGCACGATCGTGCTTAAATTCGGTTCAGGATTCAAATTTCTCTTATAATCGAACGCACAATCAGCACTTGATCCGTCATTTTTATAATTTCCCAAAGGCATAGCTATGAAAGTCTTGGTACCCGTCAAACGCGTGGTCGACTATAACGTCAAAGTCCGCGTCAAGAGTGACGGCACTGGCGTCGATACCGCCAACGTCAAAATGTCGATGAACCCTTTCGATGAGATCGCGCTGGAAGAAGCGATGCGCCTGAAAGAAGCTGGCAAGGTCACTGAAGTGGTCGCCATCTCCTGCGGCGTGACGCAGTGCCAGGAAACCCTGCGCACGGCCATGGCCATCGGCGCCGACCGCGGCATCCTGGTGGAAACGACGACCGAACTGGAACCGCTGGCCGTCGCCAAGCTGGTGAAATCCCTGGCCGAGAAAGAACAGCCGCAACTGATCATCCTGGGCAAGCAAGCCATCGATGACGACAGCAACCAGACCGGCCAGATGCTCGCTGCCCTGCTGGGTTGGCCACAAGCCACGTTCGCTTCGAAAGTCGTGCTGGAAGACGGTAAAGTCACCGTCACGCGCGAAGTCGACGGCGGCCTGGAAACCCTGGCATTGACCTTGCCTGCGATCATCACCACCGACCTGCGTTTGAACGAGCCACGCTATGTGACCTTGCCGAACATCATGAAGGCAAAGAAAAAGCCGCTCGAGACCGTCAAGCCGGAAGACCTGGGCGTCGACGTTGCGCCACGCCTGAAGACCCTGAAAGTCGTCGAGCCAGCCAAGCGCTCGGCCGGCATCAAGGTCCCGGAC
Above is a genomic segment from Janthinobacterium sp. 64 containing:
- a CDS encoding sulfurtransferase TusA family protein; the protein is MEFHKELDARGLNCPLPILKAKKALSELQSGEVLRIMATDPGSVRDFQAFAKQTGNALLSHVQTGTEFVFLMQRK
- a CDS encoding electron transfer flavoprotein subunit beta/FixA family protein yields the protein MKVLVPVKRVVDYNVKVRVKSDGTGVDTANVKMSMNPFDEIALEEAMRLKEAGKVTEVVAISCGVTQCQETLRTAMAIGADRGILVETTTELEPLAVAKLVKSLAEKEQPQLIILGKQAIDDDSNQTGQMLAALLGWPQATFASKVVLEDGKVTVTREVDGGLETLALTLPAIITTDLRLNEPRYVTLPNIMKAKKKPLETVKPEDLGVDVAPRLKTLKVVEPAKRSAGIKVPDVATLVAKLRTEAKVI